One window of Dysidea avara chromosome 11, odDysAvar1.4, whole genome shotgun sequence genomic DNA carries:
- the LOC136239553 gene encoding golgin-45-like, with the protein MSAQWSAQDYPVHGQQQKSVKSLANVPPLLNISGDERSRQDEGKVALDELQSKLQIQREVNKELKRLLVASVGEEVQPKLEKIVTERASLSYELGKSVQQLCEGNEELECMSIQCDVWRSKFTASRLMIDQLANWKATVFVQHKEYQRALEQLLTEHQQVYQQLSLTNSHLKQLSTMISSKRLAERPHVLVRPVQMPVENHSLVDLANENCHLSSDIVRTSDNVPHFCDSRTSRILTTGEQLATQLLSKQDDDMDTSQTGTDNTTISHNLSGTIRAFLSSREDHTDVKFKCRNCKGQVFIV; encoded by the exons ATGAGCGCACAGTGGAGTGCCCAGGATTACCCGGTTCATGGTCAACAACAGAAGAGCGTTAAGAG TTTGGCCAATGTACCGCCACTATTAAATATTTCTGGAGATGAGCGGTCTCGTCAAGACGAAGGGAAAGTGGCGCTAGACGAACTGCAATCGAAATTACAGATTCAGAGAGAAGTTAATAAAGAACTTAAGAGGCTACTGGTCGCTTCTGTAGGGGAAGAAGTTCAGCCAAAATTAGAGAAAATTGTAACAGAGAGAGCCAGTCTGAGTTATGAACTGGGCAAGTCAGTCCAACAACTGTGTGAAGGTAATGAAGAGCTGGAGTGTATGTCTATACAATGTGATGTGTGGAGGAGCAAGTTCACCGCTAGCAGGCTAATGATTGATCAGTTAGCTAACTGGAAGGCTACAGTATTTGTACAACACAAAGAATATCAGAGAGCTCTTGAACAATTATTGACTGAACATCAACAAGTTTACCAACAATTGTCACTAACTAATTCTCACTTGAAGCAATTATCCACCATGATTAGCAGTAAGAGATTAGCTGAACGTCCTCACGTATTAGTACGACCTGTTCAAA TGCCGGTCGAGAATCACAGCTTGGTGGATTTAGCCAATGAAAACTGTCACTTGTCCTCAGACATTGTTAGGACATCGGATAATGTGCCACATTTCTGTGACAGCAGAACTAGTCGTATTCTAACTACAGGAGAACAACTAGCCACACAG CTACTGAGCAAACAAGATGATGACATGGACACGTCTCAGACAGGGACGGACAATACAAcaatatcccataatttatcaGGTACAATCAGAGCCTTCCTGAGCAGCAGAGAGGACCACACTGATGTGAAGTTTAAGTGTAGGAATTGTAAAGGACAAGTGTTTATAGTGTAA
- the LOC136239550 gene encoding vacuolar protein-sorting-associated protein 36-like: MDRFYWAVANEHYLGETVLAQQAGVRLYNGEDRTMYESGMVELTTHRIIWDDEGQEGNTIAVDLSLVVRTEESAAQFRRSAKIVLYLNHPKGPKSDGPVFHKKYDLMKLSFRKGGKDEFHSQLKDALGKKSWEKVRPPPVASNQGKSLRMGIMSIERNIEKSQQETTKSVSEAFKDLDALIDKAKDMISLVNQFAADIEEKKGTITEDETIAFKSTLLSVGIANPVTKETHGTGTSYHQELAKQLASFLERPLASSGGMMTLADVYCHYNRARGMELCSPDDIITACNTFELLKLPLRLHKFDSGVLVVQSVSHSKEAIVEETSKLVTEKGSMIVQDLCHTVNVSAVLAKERLLLTEQAGRICRDESIQGLRFFPNKFLQFQ, encoded by the exons ATGGATCGTTTTTACTGGGCCGTTGCTAACGAACACTATCTAGGGGAGACCGTGTTGGCACAACAAGCCGGAGTGAGACTATACAATGGAGAGGACAGG ACGATGTACGAAAGTGGGATGGTTGAGTTAACTACTCACCGGATTATTTGGGATGATGAGGGGCAAGAG GGAAATACAATAGCAGTGGACTTGTCCCTTGTTGTGAGAACTGAGGAGTCTGCTGCTCAGTTTAGGAGAAG TGCTAAAATAGTGTTATATTTAAATCATCCGAAAGGACCCAAAAGTGATGGACCAGTATTTCACAAGAAGTATGACTTAATGAAGTTGTCATTTCGTAAAGGAGGGAAGGATGAG TTTCATTCACAATTAAAGGATGCACTTGGCAAGAAGAGCTGGGAGAAAGTCCGACCTCCTCCAGTAGCTAGTAACCAA GGGAAGTCCCTAAGGATGGGTATCATGAGCATAGAGAGGAATATAGAGAAGAGCCAACAAGAGACCACCAAGAGTGTATCAGAG GCATTCAAGGACCTTGATGCCCTCATTGATAAG GCCAAAGATATGATTAGCTTAGTGAACCAGTTTGCTGCTGATATAGAAGAGAAGAAAGGAACGATCACTGAGGATGAG ACGATAGCATTCAAGTCTACACTGCTCAGTGTAGGGATAGCCAATCCAGTGACAAA AGAGACACATGGTACTGGTACTAGTTATCATCAAGAACTAGCTAAACAACTAGCCTCCTTCCTGGAGCGACCATTAGCTAGTAGTGGAGGAATGATGACCCTAGCTGATGTGTACTGTCATTACAACAGAGCTAGaggcatggag TTGTGTTCACCTGATGACATCATTACTGCTTGTAACACGTTTGAACTGCTCAAGCTACCACTGAG GCTACACAAGTTTGATAGTGGAGTACTGGTAgtacagtcagtcagtcatagTAAGGAAGCCATTGTTGAGGAGACATCCAAACTG GTCACTGAGAAGGGTTCAATGATAGTACAAGATCTCTGTCACACTGTTAATGTGTCTGCAGTGTTAGCTAAAGAAAG GTTACTATTGACTGAACAAGCTGGTAGAATATGCAGGGATGAATCCATACAAGGACTACGTTTCTTCCCTAACAAATTCCTTCAATTTCAATGA
- the LOC136239546 gene encoding fibroblast growth factor receptor 2-like codes for MMSCSSSAAVDPTKAAAILLVISVVVAPAELLTVKRDTQVRYSSIGEEVSFNCTGTTPHQHQLTWYDGFLKLATSLQLHGVIIQRVANNTLTLTIPNITPYHYGVYKCVDDDDGVILMSITLLTPQGNSWNSVTNLSVTRPGDTRVSCYGNKLIKLDHEFHHSIINNTSVVINSLNDQGKYLCLNKNNIPINIDYVHIAGYQPLNITYNYDGNQWQQVHPYRSVDCMTTGGPGPVIVKWHHQNDIIPYYGRIHVEDVTMDNYTVLRLVLESAFPELDSGQYTCVAENEWQGPVERLLNINFMINSDETSIYIAYWPDNVVAIEGSNVSVDCYTVSPTTTVISGSIVFSSITSLNKSLDDQYEPLSRYVSKSTMLLNNVQLSDAGGYLCRVLDLVHDVNKTTNLTVISDPLHVDSFINLNTTYISCTVTVDPLLNNRLSDVSVLIWLYSDTSRHKMLYSQRIEADNVITIATNVGDTGTYGCHASIDNFITSRNVSVKILSSVVEESHDLELLPLLVAVAVVIFLFIVMFIVIMFCLVYRYSNSSSSRQYSNMVSRTKIGARLSTNSCASADFVINKSSSGSSILSSPDWIIPYEKLVIDGTIGSGAFGHVSKAYLSDKAVAVKTLQCDSSDENTFEKEVMILHHVGHHEHIIGLLGVSMYASKYLLVMELASKGNLLDYLRQKRSDQFYPLSINEVLNFAKQIALGMEHLASQNCVHCDLAARNVLISDDFVLKISDFGLARKLYSGIYEKNRNKKNHLPIRWMAPESMVELKFSSQSDTWSYGIVLWEIFQLGVVPYYHIPVIKLCSLLQKGHRLDKPDNCNNDHYQLMLSCWHGDPDQRPTFTQLVLQLTQLISCGNHSDSNQVYINWNDNQLDYYTDTEDSDSCGSVISSSEVVCPVHDSTSTMDHPAVKRNLPMGRKDSGLPDSPNDPFAISKKNFTTTAVITTTTKQYHIEETDV; via the exons ATGATGAGCTGCAGCAGCTCAGCTGCGGTAGACCCCACCAAAGCAGCAGCCATCTTGCTAGTGATCTCTGTGGTTGTGGCGCCTGCAGAGTTACTAACGGTCAAGAGGGACACGCAAG TGAGATATAGTTCCATTGGAGAAGAAGTGTCCTTCAACTGCACTGGCACAACTCCACACCAACATCAGCTCACCTGGTATGATGGGTTCCTCAAATTAGCAACATCACTACAGCTTCACGGAGTTATTATACAGAGGGTAGCTAATAACACCCTGACACTTACCATACCGAACATCACTCCTTACCATTATGGTGTATACAAGtgtgttgatgatgatgatggagtGATCTTGATGAGTATCACCTTGTTGACTCCTCAAG GTAACAGTTGGAACTCAGTTACCAACCTTAGTGTAACACGTCCTGGGGACACTAGAGTTTCATGTTACGGTAACAAGCTGATCAAACTGGATCATGAATTCCATCACTCCATTATCAATAACACTTCAGTGGTGATAAACAGTTTAAATGATCAAGGAAAATATCTGTGTCTGAACAAGAATAACATTCCAATCAACATTGATTATGTCCATATAGCAG GTTATCAACCGCTAAATATCACTTATAATTATGATGGTAACCAATGGCAACAAGTACATCCTTACAGAAGTGTAGACTGTATGACTACAGGTGGACCTGGTCCAGTGATTGTCAAGTGGCATCATCAAAATGACATCATACCCTATTATGGTAGAATACATGTTGAAGATGTTACTATGGACAATTACACTGTATTAAGACTTGTATTGGAGTCAGCATTTCCTGAACTTGACTCTGGCCAATACACTTGTGTGGCTGAGAATGAATGGCAGGGACCTGTCGAACGATTACTTAACATCAATTTTATGATAAACA GTGATGAGACCAGTATCTATATTGCTTATTGGCCAGATAATGTGGTAGCTATTGAGGGCAGTAACGTATCAGTTGATTGTTACACAGTGTCACCCACAACTACAGTAATATCTGGCTCCATCGTGTTCTCTAGCATCACTTCATTGAACAAATCACTAGATGATCAATATGAACCATTGAGTCGTTATGTGTCCAAATCTACAATGTTACTAAACAATGTACAGTTATCTGATGCTGGAGGATATCTCTGTAGAGTCCTTGACTTGGTCCATGATGTGAACAAGACAACTAACCTGACTGTTATATCAG ATCCACTTCATGTTGACTCATTTATTAATCTCAACACTACCTACATCAGTTGTACTGTCACAGTAGATCCTTTACTCAACAATCGCTTGTCTGATGTCTCTGTTTTGATCTGGTTGTACTCAGACACTTCAAGACATAAGATGTTATACTCTCAACGTATAGAAGCTGATAATGTCATCACTATAGCTACTAATGTGGGCGATACTGGGACATACGGGTGTCATGCTAGTATTGATAACTTTATCACCTCTCGTAATGTTAGCGTGAAGATACTGTCTAGTGTAGTGGAGGAGTCACATGATCTGGAGTTGCTTCCATTATTAGTTGCTGTGGCTGTTGTAATATTCTTATTCATCGTAATGTTCATTGTTATCATGTTCTGCTTGGTGTATCGCTACTCTAACAGTTCTAGTAGTAGACAATATTCTAATATGGTGTCCAGGACTAAGATTGGTGCTCGTTTGTCCACTAATTCATGTGCAAGTGCTGATTTTGTTATCAACAAGTCATCA TCTGGCAGTAGCATACTATCATCTCCAGACTGGATTATTCCATATGAGAAGTTAGTGATTGATGGTACAATTGGGTCAGGAGCATTTGGTCATGTGAGCAAGGCTTATCTCAGTGATAAGGCAGTGGCTGTGAAGACCTTACAAT GTGACTCCTCTGATGAGAACACATTTGAGAAAGAGGTAATGATCCTTCATCACGTCGGCCATCATGAGCACATTATTGGTTTATTAGGGGTCAGCATGTATGCTA GTAAATATCTGTTAGTGATGGAACTGGCATCTAAAGGAAACTTGTTAGATTATCTTCGTCAGAAGAGAAGTGATCAGTTTTATCCGTTAAGTATTAATGAAGTACTCAACTTTGCTAAACAAATAGCCCTAGGGATGGAACACCTTGCCAGTCAAAAT tgtgtacattgTGACTTGGCTGCTAGGAATGTGTTGATAAGTGATGACTTTGTACTGAAGATCTCTGATTTTGGTCTAGCACGTAAACTATACAGTGGCATATACGAGAAGAACAGAAATAAGAAG AATCATCTGCCGATTCGTTGGATGGCTCCAGAGAGCATGGTAGAATTGAAGTTTTCATCTCAGAGTGACAC ATGGTCTTATGGTATAGTACTATGGGAGATATTTCAACTAG GTGTTGTGCCGTACTATCATATTCCTGTTATCAAGCTCTGTTCCCTGCTACAAAAAGGTCATCGACTGGATAAACCAGACAATTGTAATAATGACCA TTACCAGTTGATGTTATCTTGTTGGCATGGTGACCCTGATCAACGACCTACCTTCACTCAACTAGTACTACAGTTAACACAGTTAATATCTTGTGGTAACCATAGTGACAGTAATCAGGTGTACATTAATTGGAATGATAATCAACTGGACTACTATACAGACACAGAGGACAGTGACAGTTGTGGCAGTGTGATCTCTAGTAGTGAGGTAGTGTGTCCTGTCCATGACTCCACCTCAACTATGGACCACCCTGCCGTGAAGAGGAATCTTCCAATGGGCCGTAAAGACAGTGGACTACCTGATAGCCCCAATGATCCATTTGCTATTAGCAAGAAAAACTTCACCACCACTGCTGTTATCACCACGACCACCAAACAGTATCATATAGAAGAGACTGATGTTTAA